GACTTAGCCATTGGAAAGCGGCTAAGAAGGTCATGCGGTATCTTCAGGGTACCAAGGATAATATGTTGACCTATTGGCGAGCTGACACTCTGGATATAGTTGGGTTCAGTGACGCTGATCATGCGGGATGCGTGGACGATAAAAGGTCCACTTCAGGCTACATTTCTATGATGGTTGGAGGAGCTGTATCGTGGAAAAGTGTCAAGCAGACACTCACAGCTTCATCCACAATGGAGGCAGAGTATATGGCGTGTTATGAGGCTACTTGTCAAGTAATATGGCTGCAGAATTTCATTTCAGCACTAGATGTTGTAAACTTTATCACGAGGCCGCTGAAATTGTATTGTGATAATTCTGCAGTAGTAGATTTCTCTGATAACACTAGAAGTACTTCTTGCTCAAAGCATATTGATATAAAGTACTATTTTGTTAAAGAGAAAGTCGTTAAGTCCCTCATTTCTATCGAGTACATGCCTACCACTAGCATGTTAGCAGACCCATTAACGAAAGGCTTACCTATATGTGTGTTTTTAGAACATGTTGCCCGAATGGGATTGTTGGAAGCCTAGCTTGTTAAGCTCAGTGGGagtttattatttatgttttggACATGCTAGGGGtgtacatcaaaccgctcaaaccgctcaaaccgcccgcaccgcaaaaaaaatgcagtttgaaattcttcgcggtgcggttgcggtttgaaCTTTTTGCAAACTACgaggtgcggtgcggttttaaattattaaaccgcgattcaaaccgcaccgcaccgcatcttttaaaatttcaatttttatatttattttattaagcctatacatatgagcccaacccaagcctataaatcttagtgcaaaattcataactcttcacaaaccctctcttcttagcaacaaacccaagcccatacacgtgtattaaaatttagagttggaagtttgtgtttgttttatttttaatctattgatgtaagtatgttagttgtacatttatattgttgttggaacttaattagtttcaagtttgttattttgatttaggtgtattgttgaaattttaaaaagattattgacttattgttgttgttataacttttagtagtctcaagtttgttgtattttctcaagtgttttggaataattatattaatgatactttaattattttatgatgatttcaaaaaaaaaattgtgattgttcaaaccgcataaaccgcaaaaaccgcaccgcaccgcatcattttttgcggttttttagtatcgcggtgcgggtgcggtttagaaaattggaaaaaccgcatgtgcgggttggtttgaaaaaatggttaaaaaccgcaccacccgcaccgcgaacacccctaggaCATGCTAGTATTTTGTACGGATTGCTTATGGCTTGTGTTTTGTTAAGAACATGCATTATGATAATGAAGTcacttttttattgttgttacaTATGTAAGCTTATACATATATGTTGTTGTTCAAGGAAGTGACAGGTACAAAGCGAGATGAATGCGCATAATCTCAATTTTGTTGTACCTCATGCATGTTTGGATTGATTATTGATGATTTTTTTGAATTGAATGTCTACAAGGTCAATTCATACATGATATATGTATCCTCTAGATATGAtgttatgtatgttttatttgATTACCTTTATGTGAGATAATAGACATTATTATGGTGGCTTGATTATATTGTCCAAGTAGGAGAATGTTAGAATTATTATAATGGACTAATACAATCATAGGTTTAATTCCATAATACACAATCATTAACTATGTGCCTAATGTTACTCGTAACCATAATGGGATGGTTAGCAACTTAATTATGTGTTAGAGGCACATGAGAGCACCCTTAATACTATAGTTggcccattaaattatagtatACCATAAAAGACCTCAAAAGCCCTATTAGTTAATAACCCCTTAGGGTTATAAGGGTAATaacatgtgtatatatatatatgtgtgttatgTGTGGTAAGAGGTTATTAGAGTTTGTATGGTAAAAGGTAAAGGGGTTAGCTCCACAAGTGCTCTCTCTAGATTTTGCTCAAGGATTGGTGGTGATTCTCATTGAAGACATTGAAGCATAATGGCTCACATGGATGGTATGGGAGGTATGTATTTTATTGTCtttgatgctctaaataaataCTTGGATCTTGGATGGTTGTAAGAGCATTATTGGATTAGTAATTGATTATAGTGATTACAATGCTCTTGCTTGATTATTTTTCAACagtaaaagcttagtttgggggaatttgttaggttatttttagtattaattttagattaagtttagcatatttttaattgagttttaatcgtgtttggatcatttttacgcttgttatcttttatttttgaagatttaaaataaaagaagattagaaaaatatcagagaaaaagatgggaaaaaagataaaaatatctcacaaaaagataatatttaaaatagagaaaactgtgcaagaaaataaagctgtaactttaagcctgaattcgactatcttctgattagattttggaaaaagtcaaaacataaaagttctagatctctcttttatctttccgaaacatcttgaatcgtccaattccaaGTATTATCGAGAGAGTTGTGACCAATatactatcagtcgacgcagtagaaaaaatatctcgtctgaggtttcccaaaaatttaaatccgaatgggaatttaaacatgtgtgttttttttccatatttttaggccttctATGCCTATATAAAGTgaagaagggagttgatttcatcaagcaatttcagagagaaaaataagagagaatacagatgtgaagtggagagatcaactgtaATATTGGAAgcattcttcagagggttttcagcattcttctcttctctattttcatctcttttcttaaagttaatatgtgtgattgtgctctcatgaacatgtgtagctaaaaactttattagggttagatggagattgtttaacattgttttatggttttaatatgatttatttttcccctaatttctatgtattctattttatttgtgcttaattacttttaattgcctgatcaccaattaattgtctatgattttgatgcgagatttgacaagtgagtgtcaaatatgctatagtaaaatagaactgaatttcgatataggacgagagtacctatatggtttagatagcttatagggtttttatgcttaatgcctgttgcatgttaaatttatcacgagagtagaaagtttgcatgtaattaagatttaatatatctgagaagactataaattaccttagtaaacctgctattgcatagaaattaataataggaagataatcatattatgccataatcaatagaaacaattgaaatcgaagccctagtttttattaactgtcAATTTTCTTTAGTTATTTGCTTCttattagttttcttattttaaatttattccttaatttttatttaaccaaatagaattaaaaatttaattttaacctacttaactacaatccctgtgggatcgaccacactcttggtgagtttactacttgtaacgatacgtacacttgtgTGTGCAAAATATCACAACAAGAACTAAGTCGTAAATAATCGTGACATGCCGCAAAATTATTAATAGCATGTAGTTAAAATAGGTCCAacattttaaaagaaatatatgTACCCAAATCGCGAATGAAATCACAAACTGTTACGATACAAGTCGCAAATTAAAAAGTAAGCATAAACATAAAATTATTGCAGATGACATCGCATAATATAGCAAAACAAGTCGCAAATTAGaagacaattttttaaaaagcacTATACTTCGACAAATCGCGAATGAAATCGCAATACGTCGCGAAATAAGTTGCGAATAACTAATTCAACTTTTAAATCAGTATTTTTActgaattaacaaaaaaaatcttGCAGAACAAAAAAGAAACATACCTGAGTGTTGAACAATAGTGCAATGTCGGTTGCCTTCACATCTTGTTTTTGCTAGCCCTCCACAGCTTTCCAGTTTACCATTATGGGGAACTTGATCCCACTGTATTGAGCATACTTCTTGCCCACTTTCTCTATGGCTTCATATGTCTAGTACTGAATGACAGGTACATAGCCACTAATGGTGTATTTTGCCTCCTAAGCAACCTTCTTCCCATTCTTCTTGTCAACATTATCCTTGTAATGTTGCATATTCTTATTCAATGTCTGCATCAACTTACGAAAAGCATGCTCACCCCACAGATACTTGAAGAAGAATTCAAGattgttaataaattttaacatgTCAGGCCAAACTTGGACATTTTCCTCTTTTGATACTAATACACCTTCAATGAAAGCAATCAGTCTAAGCTTGTAGGCATCATCTTTTACTTCGTACCTCTGTAGTTGGAGCAATAATGAATCCAACTGCACATAACTTTTCCCTTCAAAATACGTCCTGACTAGATGGTCTTTGGACTTGGCTTCTATTTCTTTCTTTATAGGGGCACTACCCATAGGTAAGCCGGTAATAACTCCAAATTTTATCCGCCCAAATCTCATGTCATTTTTGCCTACATGAAACCAAACCTCATCTTCCTTTTCATTATCAACTTTCATCTTCCATAAGAGGAGGCTGTGGACCAAAGCGTCAGAGAAAGTCAACTCTCCAGCTTCCCAGAGGTGTCAGAAAGGGCTAGCCTTAATTGTATCAATCAACTCAAGCTCTGTAAACTTGACTTTGATATCTCTAAACCTATTTGTACCCTGATAGGTAAGACGTCCTATAAAATGCTGAGAAATTGGACGTTTAAGTTCAGGAGCCATctgcaaaattgtaagaaatttcgttaaaaataataataaaaaaaagaatgaatATCGTAACATGTATCGCAAATATGTCATGAATCATCGCAAAATAGAATTACAGATACGTGGCCTAGTGTTTAGCGATATTTCACGACATGTTGGCGGCATATCTTGCGATACAATTAATGATGTATAATGACAATATTATCATGGGATATTTCATCCAACGTCGCCAATCATATCACAATACATCGTGAAACTATCACTAaacaactaaaatttaaaaaggcACATCTGACCAAAAAGAACTCGTAAACACGTCGCAACATGTTGTGAAACATCGCTAATAGAAAAAACTACCATAACATTTTGAAAAGAAATCAAAATATGTCACGAACAATATCGCGACATGTCAATAATTGACTGAAAACTCAAAACTCGAACAGGCGTCAGTGAAATTcaaacaaaaatacaaaaattgaaCCTAAAACAAACAAATTTCCTTACGATGAagcataaacaaaaaaaaaacctaaaaacccatttaaaatttaaaaaaatttaaaaaaaaatattttttttttgcaattttagatGTGTGTTTGGAGTTTCACGATTTTAAATTTGGTTTCACGATATCGATCTGGGTCTGGGCTTGGGGTTTCGTCAAATGTGGTGGTTTTGTTGGGCTCGTTGGGTTTCATCGATGTTGCATCCGGTGGTGGCAAATGGTTGTGGCAATCGGGTTGGTGTGGGTTTAGGGAGTTAGAGAAAGATAGATAAACGAGAGAATGAGAGTTAGAGGGAGAGTGAGAGTTTCAAATAGGGAGGGTATTATTGGAATTAAGGGTTTTTAGAGTATTAAATTCTTATATTGTTTGGGATAGAATATTAAAAGACCTTATGCTTATTTTAAGCatgtattaaaaaatttcccTTTAGTAACTAATTGAAcaaacataattaataattaaatgtagtttaaaataaaattaattttgatgaatattttataagaaaataaaatatattaataaataaaataaaattatgttagTATCAAGTTATaagtaatttattattatttttaatttatttttatattaatcacAACtgtttaataataatcaaatgactaaaaataaatctaaccattatagttaaaataaaattaatcttaattaataattttttaaaaataaaatagaatcaGGTTAGTATCAagttataataatttattattatttttaattaacttttacaTTTATCCATTCAGTAATGATCCAATGATTAAAAGTAAATGTAATCATCATGGTTACATATTTGATGTAACCATTAAAACTTCTTTCATATATAGTAGAatctctatccaagaatacacttgaaactaagtaaattatattctaattgaaaggttataactaaatagagttttCAAAACACCAAAAATAttaatgtaacaataataacaataaactaTCCTTAATATTACattataatagaattatttttgagtaaatataatatttatacatgtattataattttttttaaaaaaaaaaatattaattttacataaataaatttatattaaatatatattttattgagatgtaattatttttatataaaagtaTACTTTATTCATATGAGACTTAgaaaatgtatttatttttatttataagtgACTTAAAttgagatttaatttttttataataaatttgagattattttattgaatagattattattaaatagaacttctattgtatatatataatattaattatagtaTTTCTTGTGTAGAGGTGAACCATCAAACTAGGTAGGTGGATACCATATGTCATTTTCTCCTCTGCTACTACATCAAATATTGTAACTAATTTCcttaaaatttatgtatatattgcAACTAAATTGAACTTTTGTTAATGTGAAAACTTTTGTTCCTAACTACTAAATTGAATTATTAATCATTTGTTTACAAGCCCAACAACTCCTACGTATGAACACAATACGGGTCTCGTTAAGCAATAATTGTGGATTGAATAATAACATTTACGTAGTCTATCcctatttattatttagaacTAGTTAATACATAGGAACAGATCaactttaccaaaaaaaaaatcataggaACGGATCAAATAACTTCACCTGAGCACCACAACAcgagtcaatttttttttttaaaaaaaatagaaacaaaaatACTACTTATGATAGAAATTCTTcacaattaatttttgaaaagtttTACAGAATATgcagttttattattataaagaaaaatatcaacGTCTTTTTTTCTTCTGTTTTGTATCTTATTAGATATACCATGCATAGTAAATTGGGCTGGACTTTGCTTTGCTGCTCTTACTCCTGAGATGGAAATGGGCCTGGTCTATTAGAGTGGTAGAAACTAGTTGGGGTTTGATAGCtagctatatttatatatgttttgaaaatgaataattagataagacactatttttttctgaatttttacataaaatgtcattttttttttgtttttcaacatTTATTCGGTACCATAATTTTAGTtttcaattttaccattttttttaactttttatacggttttttttttaaataattacatcATATACGGTTTTTGTTTTACTCATTTAATTGCCTACACGTTTCTCTCTAATATGTCAAATTTTAATCACTTCCATGCCATTTACCATTATCTAACTCACActccatattattattatattttgacTTTCATATTCTACATCATTctcatcttcctcttctttttctttttgatcaTGGAGttcttaccttttttttttttttttttttttttttctgcttgttgtttctttgatttttccttGTTTTTGAGTAATGGTTGTTTCTCAATCTCGTTCAAGTTCATTGTCCCCTTCTCCtaagaaacccaaaaaaaaatctattaaagAATCTAAACCCAAATTAGTTGTTCAAACTTCTTCAAAACCCTCTAAACATAAAACTAAAGTTGTGGCTTCTGCTGGTGAGCCTTCATCTGGTGATGCTAGGAAAGCTAAGAGGAAGaggattgataatgatgatgattttgTTTCTATTCGTCCTAAAAaggtatttttgattttttttttttttttcttgttgatctgttgttttcatgttattgttcattttttatttgactgttattttgtttgtttattatttgtttatttctttaattttttgggtttatgatttttttctatgttgtttttatgttgtggGTTTCAATCTGATTGTTTTTCAACTTATTATTCTATGTTCTATGTTCttagtttttttgtttattttttattttgttcatATTTCTTCAATTCTATTCTAGGTTCTATAtgtagagattttttttttgtattaagttTTTTTCAATGTGATTTTGTTCAATCTTTGCTAGAAATTTGTTTTTATATACATTGTGATTGTTTTCAtatgattttgttattttgttgttcaATTATatgtttttgattgttttttttttatttttaggttgttCTGTTTATCTATTGTTCATTAGTTGTTCATTTGATGTAACAAGTTCCATAtccatttttaaataatttaatttatatcctctgttttttttttttctttatatattgttgttttcttgagtttataacttgtttattttttttttgttagttatttttttatttatgcatagtttatttatgtttattttcatAGTTGTTgtagtttttatgtttaattgattttactattttgtttttttagttaTGGGATAAtaaattttgttgatttttcattaaaatgtTGTTGAATTTTTGTTTAAGCAAGTTTTGTCGAGCATCAATGGCTGCTCTGTTTTCTTTTTCAGTCGGACGAGAATGCTTAAGGTGTTGAAGAAGTTGaaaccgtattttatgtaatttagaTTACACTTACCGTATATAAGTTGTATTTTGGGGTGTaaccgtatttttgttaaatttttcctATTTTAGTGAAATTGTGAAAATTTCCcttcttttttataaaaaaaaaatatatttttacgtttaaagattttttttatatatttttacagtttttcataaaaataatacgaaaacaacaagaaaactacatgaaaataacatctaaataatatcaaaacaacaacaaaaaataacatacaaataacaaaaaagcaacaacaaattaataagagtacaacataaaagaccgtattttctgtaaataaaataaaaaaaaatcataaaaatatttaaaattacgtgaaatcttatttttataattttttgttgtttttgtgtatatGTGAAATGATCCCTTTTGGAAATTACACAAATACTTCCACACGGAAAAAAAATACagaatctaattttttttttttggatcttacaaaaatacttattattttgttatttttatattttcatcagtcacatttttatttttttatttttagagtactaattttttaaaaaatatagtattaaagtttcaaaattacaaaaatatagtgcttcagtaaaataaaaaaataacttaaaaacaACTCTAAAATAACTTAACAAACTGTTGACGCAGTTTTTCGTCAACTGATCTAAGAAGATCGTAAAATATATAGAGGACTGCAATGAATTAAACTTGACTAATAAAACcgcaataaattaaattaacaccagaaatttatattagttcactcCCCATATCGCGATGGTAATgggtaggggtgttcgcggtgcgggtggtgcggttttaaccattttttcaaaccaacccgcacatgcggtttttccaattttccaaaccgcaccTGCACCGCAATactaaaaaaccgcaaaaaccgcaccgcaaaaaaatgatgcggtgcggtgcgatttttgcggtttgaactatcacaattttttttttgaaatcatcgtaaaataattaaactatcattaatataattattccaaaacacttaagaaaatacaacaaacttgagactaataaaagttataacaacaacaataagtcaataatctttttaaagtttcaacaacacacctaaatcaaaataacaaacttgaaactaattaaattccaacaacaatataaatgtacaactaacatacttacatcaatagattaaaaataaaacaaacacaaacttccaactccaaattttaatacacatgtatgagcttgggtttgttgctaagaagagagggtttgtgaagagttatggattttgccctaagatttataggcttgggttgggctcatatgtatgggcgtaataaaataaatataaaaattgaaattttaaaagatgcggtgcggtgcggtttgaatcgcggtttaataattcaaaaccgcaaaccgcaccgcaccgcgcggtttgggaaaaattcaaaccgcaaccgcaccgcgaagaatttcaaaccgtatgttttttgcggtgcgggcggtttgagcggtttgagcgATTTGATGTACACCCCTAGTAATGGGGCTATATCTACTTGTATTTTTATTGATTAGATCCAGCACACCACAGTTATGTTCTCAAGAGTGTGTGGACAATAATACAACAATGAATTTCTAGATAAAATTCGTATCGAGATTTATGAACGCAAGACTCATGGGAGACTTAATATTCACAAATCTGATCAATATTGGTGGTTGTATAGTTCTTGGGAACAATAAGCcaataaagtataaaaaagaGATGTGTATCATGGTGTTTGAGGTCTTAGTGTCGACTAAGTATGGTGGACTCAATGAAAAAGATGAAGAGTAAGTATGGTGTTCTTGGCTGTCGTCAAGTAGGTCTCAAAGAAGGGTTTCAAAAAAAGGATCCTCTACTTCAGTCTCTTACCTCTCATTATATAGGTTGTAGGGTTTGTAAGTAATCCCTCACATGTAGGGGTGTCTTACTAACAAATCTCGTATATCatcttttttaatgaaaaaaaatgacaagaaaataaatatctataaaaatctcATTGTTTCTTGGCCAAAATCCCACAAACATTGGGAAATGATTATTTTCGGTTGAGGATTTACCAATTTAAAATGGGGTGACAAGGGATGTCACCTCTCAGCTAGGACTTCATGATATTAGTGATGAGTATTGAAACCATGTGATTTGGGATGTCAGTGTTCGCATATAATGTCACATGGGTTGTGGTAGTGTCCTCCAACACCCCTCACTTAACTACACTATTCAATTCCCGAGTAAAATATACCAAACTCTCTTGTGAGCTAATTTTGGACTCGATAACTTCAGAATTGAGCTATAACTATCAAAAACACTTAGATCCATGTtgaaattatctttccaatgcaaGTTCAACCAAGCCATTTGgataaaaattgagagagttatgctCATTTTACTGAAGGTAGTTTATGTTGTCTTGTGCCAGTTGCGAGCACTGACATGGCCAAATGGCAGTGCTCGGCCATGCATGttcttgttggaaatattttaccaggatctagatttactaccaagtatgttttattaacatcctaatatgaattgtaaaacaataaaataaacacataagagtttaagaaaaccttacattgggtgcagcggaatataatgactccttccattcagatctctagcccttgattcctttctgtaggagagcattatcaagatctgaacctggatctctttctctccttcttgttggttgaattttccacagtcttacatactatgattgaggtaccacttgatgtgtgtgggcactactctatcactcaagggaatttcgaaagtttagagaggaaaagagagaggggtgGCATAGTTTTTTTCTGAAGGaaaaacaatgtgcaaagttatgagtttcctgaagccaacactttctatttatagaatgccctctaggtttaggttagaattgtgtggcattaaaataaagaaaaattaaaatggtaaaagcctatgcatagtgggcggcccatataaggaaattgggcctcactttgcaacttttccattttgttatttctcattctcattttctcaaaaatgccaattttccaatttaaccatttaaatgccaattctaattatttaataacttaagaataattattaaataatattgtcatttaatatatttattaagttagacatataaaatatcttaattaataaataaacctagaatctcttttctttacaatttcgcccttgctgagtgaaaattcataaagtagacatagtctaacttttagaattgtaattgattaattaaaatcaattatctgagtcttacaagcagtatggtctcaactagtatggggaccatgggtctatataaccgagcttccaataagtcgaatcgaatttaccaagtaaattccctaacttattaattccttattgaatccactcttagaacttggaatcgcactctcagtcatatagaacgctctatatgttccacgatatagatacgtcattagttatccattgttataatcctaatttgatcaatgatcctctatatagatgatttacactgtaaagggattaaattaccgttacactctacaatgtattttatccttaaaacacttaaccctgtataaatgatatttcagctaagtgaaatgagtactccaccatttattttcgtttggttaagctcgaaggaaatcatcctttactttctattcgccagatagaagctatagattccatatttatgttagcactctcactcaattgcactaccgtgttcccaaaatgtacgtatcaccctgacccaaaagtaggcttaactaacaaatcaaagaacacgaataacactcttgagattgaacctaatcctatcaggattaagatcatttgatctaggatcaacatgtgatattgaattgaatagatattacggtaagttttaatatatctaatcaaagttcaatatcggtcccttccgatgtatactccatacatctgatactggtaaactttgccaatgtcctggaaaggacataacccttttccaaggtgtaagaatacctatcgctgattat
Above is a genomic segment from Cannabis sativa cultivar Pink pepper isolate KNU-18-1 unplaced genomic scaffold, ASM2916894v1 Contig3, whole genome shotgun sequence containing:
- the LOC133028919 gene encoding uncharacterized protein LOC133028919 isoform X1, which translates into the protein MVVSQSRSSSLSPSPKKPKKKSIKESKPKLVVQTSSKPSKHKTKVVASAGEPSSGDARKAKRKRIDNDDDFVSIRPKKQVLSSINGCSVFFFSRTRMLKVLKKLKPYFM
- the LOC133028919 gene encoding uncharacterized protein LOC133028919 isoform X2 is translated as MVVSQSRSSSLSPSPKKPKKKSIKESKPKLVVQTSSKPSKHKTKVVASAGEPSSGDARKAKRKRIDNDDDFVSIRPKKSDENA